Sequence from the Litorilinea aerophila genome:
GCCATGGGCCATGTGCTGGTGCCCACCGCCGCCGTGCGGGACGAGGGCACCTCCTACCACTACCTGCCACCCTCGCGAGAAGTGGAGCCAGATCCCCAGGCCCTGGCCGCCATCGAGCAGACCTTGCAAGAGCGCCGGGTGGAGTACCTGCGGGTCAAGACGTGGACCACCGACGCCATCTACCGGGAGACCCGGGTCCGCATGGCCCTGCGCCGGGCCGAAGGCTGCGCCGCCGTGGAGATGGAGGCCGCCGCCCTCTTCGCCGTGGCCCGCTTCCGAGGGGTCCCCCTGGCCCAGCTCCTCTACGGCGGCGACAACCTGGACACCCGGGAGTGGGACAGCCGGGACTGGCAGCAAAACTGGAGCACCCGGGAGAAGCTGGTGGAGCTGGCCGCGGAGGCCTGCCTGCGACTGTAGCAAACCACGACAGGATTCACGCCATGAAGATCACCCGAATCGAATCCCTGACCTTCGAGCGCCTGCCCCGGCTTCTGCTGGTGCGGGTGCATACGGACGCCGGCCTCATCGGCCTGGGCGAAACCTACGACAAGGTGCCCGGCGCCCAGGGCGCCCTGCACGGCACCCTGGCGCCCATCCTGCTGGGCAACGACCCCCGGGACATCGAGCGGCTCTGGCACTTCTGTTTTGATAATATCCTCTACCACGGCTACGCCGGCGCAGAGCTGCGCGCCCTCTCCGCTGTGGAGATGGCCCTGTGGGACATCCTGGGCAAGTCCCTGAACGCGCCCGTCTACAAGCTGCTGGGTGGCGCGGTGCGCCCCAGCGTGAGCACCTACAACACCTGCATCGGCCACCCGCCGGTGGACGACTACAGCCGTTGGCACCAGGACGCCGGGGAACTGGCCCGGGAGCTGGCGGCAGAGGGCATCACCGGCGTCAAGATCTGGCCCTTCGACCGCTTCAGCGTGGAGAGCTTCGGCCAGTCCATCCGGCCAGAGCAGATCGAGGCCGGCCTGGAGCCCGTGCGCCAGATTCGCCAGGCCATGGGGACGGACTTCCGCATCGGCATCGAATGTCACTTCCGCTGGAACCGGGCCGCCATGGAGCAGATCTGCTATGCGCTGGAGCCGTACAACATCTACTTCGTGGAGGATCCCCTGCGCGCGGTCACGCCGGCGGAAATCAAGCGGCTGAGCCAGGCCACCCGCATCCCCATTGTGGGCAGCGAGACCTTGCTCAGTCGCTTTCAGATTCGAGACTGGATCGTGGAAGGCGCCACCCAGGTCGTCATGACCGACCTGGCCTGGACCGGCGGCATCGCCGAGACCAAACGGATCGCGGCCCTGGCGGAAGCCTTTGGCATCCCGCTGGTGCTCCACAATGCGGGCGGCCCCATCACCCACATGGCCTCCCTGCACGTGGCGGCCAACATCCGCAACCTCTTCGAACTGGAGACGGTGCGGGCCTTCTACCGCACCTACTTCCAGGAGCTGACCGACGTCCAGGTCCAGGTCCAGAACGGCCACGTGCCCCTGCCGCCGGACCGGCCCGGCCTGGGGGTGGAGCTGCTGCCCCAGGTGTGGGAGCGGGACGACCTGCGTGTCGCCGTCAGCGAAGGCGAAGGCAGGGCCGTGGGCATCCGGGAGATGGGCGATAGCTGGAGCCGGCCGGACATCCGCCTGTGAAGGGCGTCACCAGTTGGTGAACGACCCGTCCAGGCGGCGCAGGTGGGGCAGCTCGGTCATCTGGAAGGGATGTCTACGGGCTGCCTCCCGGTCGAATTCGATGCCCAGGCCGGGGCGGGTGGGCGCCAGGAGGTAGCCATCTTCCCACTCTGGCTGCACGGGCACCACGTCGGTGAGGGTGGTGCCGGGCTTGCGGGGCTGTTCCTGGACGCCCACGTTGGGCGTGGCCAGGTTGAGCTGGAGGCACGCCGCCGACGAGACCGGCCCCAGGGGGTTGTGCACGGCCAGCTTGATGTAGTGGGTCTCACACCAGCCGGCGATCTTCCGGGCCTCGGTGATGCCGCCCACGATGCACAGGTCGATGCGTGCGTAGTCGATCCATTCCTCCTCGATAAGTTGGCGAAATTCCCATTTTGAGCTAAACTGCTCCCCTGCAGCCAGCGGCACATGGGTACGAGGACGCAGGGTCTTGAAGGAGTCGGGATTCTCTGAGCGCAGGGGATCCTCGATGAAATATGGCCGGGTGTCCTCCACCTCCCGGCACAGCCAGAGGGCGTCGGGCAGGTCCAGGCGGGTGTGCACGTCGAAGCAGATCTCAATCTCATCCCCCACCGCTTCCCGCACCGCGTGGAACTGCTTGATGGCGGTCAGCACGGCCTGCCGTGGCTCCAGAATGGGGCCATCCTGGGGGAGGCCCCAACGCACAAACTTCCAGCCTTCTTCCTTGGTTTCCAGACAAGATTCCACCAACGGTTCGATCTCCATGGCGTGCCCCCGGTTGTGGGGATAGCAGACCACCTTCTCACGCACCTTACCACCCAACAGTTCGTAGACGGGCACGCCCAGGGCTTTGCCTTTGATGTCCCACAGCGCGATGTCGATGGCAGAGATGGCCGCGCTCAGGATCCGTTGGGCGGGGAAGAAACCGCCCCGAAAGAGGGTCTGCCAGATGTGCTCGATGTTGGCGGGGTTCTGGCCGATGAGCAGGGGCTTGAAGTGTTCGATGGCGCCCATGACGGCCAGCTCCCGGCCGGTAATGCCCGCCTCGCCGACGCCGTAGATTCCTTCGTCCGTATCCACCACGACAAAGAGGAAGTTCCGATGGCCACCCCAGACGGGATAGGCCTCCACGTTGGTGATTTTCATGAGTCAAACTCCTGGAATTCAGAGGCGATGGAATGGGATATGCAGTTGAGGTCAACAAGCCGATGAACGCCGGCAACGGGTGCGAGGGGAGCCGGGCACCCTGAAAAGTAGCCGGCCCTTCCTTTCTAACAGATCTGGGTCAAAATGACAACAATGAGCCCACGGTAGCAACGCCGCAAGGGCAGCGAAAAGGCGACTCCGGTCTGGCGTAAATACCACGGCAGAAATTCGGCGACACGACCTCCGGTGAATACTATTGCCGAATTCCTGCCGGGATTTACTCCATTTTTCGCTGCGTTCTTTTCGCCGGCTTCCGGGGCTCACATCCTTTTGGCCGTTCATCCAATCATCCAAGTTCCTCTTCAATCCACCTGAAGGAAGTATCGTATGACCACCAGTGTCGAACAGAACGTCAACACCTACTCCCGTCCCTCGGACCTGAAGATCACCGACCTGCGCATCGCCAACCTGGCGGGGCTGCCCATGCGCTGCACCATCATCCGCATCGACACCAACCAGGGCATCTCCGGCTACGGCGAGGTACGGGATGGGGCCAGCAAGACCTACGCGCTGCTGCTGAAAAGCCGGCTGCTGGGTGAGAACCCCTGCAACATCGACAAGATCTTCCGCAAGATCAAGCAGTTCGGCCACCACGCCCGCCAGGCCGGCGGCGTCTGTGGCGTGGAGATGGCACTCATGGACCTGGCCGGTAAGGCCTACGGCGTGCCCGCCTATCAACTGGCCGGCGGCAAGTTCCGGGACAAGATCCTCTGCTACTCGGACACCCCCAGCGTGCCCGACGGCAAGGAGATGGGCCGGCGCCTGAAGGCCCGCATGGAGCAGGGCTTCAAGTTCCTGAAGATGGACGTGGGCATCGGCCTGCTGCGGGATGTGCCCGGCGCCCTCATCGCGCCGCCGGGCATGCTGGAGACCCGCACCGTGATGCACCAGTTCACCGGCATCCAGATCACCGACAAGGGCATCGACCACCTCTGCCAGTACGTGGCCGACGTGCGCAGCGAAATCGGCTATGAGATCCCCCTGGCCGTGGACCACTTCGGCCACATCGGCCTCAAGTCCTGCATCCGCCTGGGCAAAGCCCTGGACCAGTTCACCCTGGCCTGGTACGAGGACATGATCCCGTGGCAGTTCCCGGAACAGTGGGCCCAGCTCACCCAGGCCGTGGACACGCCCACCTGCACCGGCGAGGACATCTACCTGAAGGAAGGCTTCAAGCCCCTGCTGGAGCACCACGCGGTGGACATCATCCACCCCGACCTGGCCAGCTCCGGCGGCATCCTGGAGACCAAGAAGATCGGGGACATGGCCCAGGACTATGGCATCGCCATGGCCATGCACATGGCCGGCTCGCCCATCTCCTGCCTGGCCAATGTCCACTGCGCCGCGGCCACCGAAAACTTCCTGGTGCTGGAGAACCACTCGGTGGACATCCCCGAGTGGAACGAGCTGGTGACCGGCCTGCCCAATCCCCTGATCCAGGATGGCTACATCCAGGTGCCGGAGAAGCCCGGCCTGGGCTTCGATGACATCAACGAGGAGCTCTTCCGCAAGTACCTGGATCCCCGGGATCCCATCTACTTCGACCAGCCCACCGATGCCTGGGACAACGAGTGGTCCTGGGATCGGCTCTGGAGCTGACATTTTACCAGGAGGTTATTCATGCAGTATGCCAATCTGGGCCGCACCGGCCTGAAAGTGAGCCGGCTCTGCCTGGGGACCATGAATTTCGGCCCCCACACCAGCGAAGCCGATAGCCACGCCATCATGGATCGGGCCCTGGAGCTGGGCATCAACTTCTTCGACACGGCCAATCGCTACGGGCGGGACATCAGCCTGGGCTACACCGAGGAGATCATCGGCCGCTGGCTGGCCAAGGGCGGCCGGCGGGACCGCATCGTCCTGGCCACCAAGGTCTACGGGGCCATGGGCGAGGGGGTCAACGACCGGGGCCTCTCCGCCTACCACATCCGCAAGGCGTGCGAGGACAGCCTGCGGCGCCTGCAGACAGACCACATCGACCTGTACCAGATGCACCACGTGGATCGCAGCACGCCGTGGGAGGAGATCTGGCAGGCCATGGAGCAGTTGGTGCGGGAAGGCAAGGTGATCTACGTGGGGAGCAGCAACTTCGCCGGCCTCCACATTGCCCAGGCCCAGTTCGCAGCCGAAAAGCGCCACTTCCTGGGGCTGGTCTCGGAGCAGAGTCTGTACAACCTGAGCGCGCGCATGGTGGAGCTGGAGCTGATCCCCGCCTGCCGGGCCTTTGGCCTGGGCCTCATCCCGTGGAGCCCCCTGGGCGGCGGGCTGCTGGCCGGCGCGCTGCAGAAGGCCCAGGAGGGCCGGCGCGCCTCAGAACGCATGCAGGTCCGCATCGAGGCCCACCGCGGCCAGCTGGAAGCGTACGAAGATCTGTGCCGCCGACTGGGAGAAGAGCCGGCCAACGTGGCCCTGGCCTGGCTGCTCCACAACCCCGCGGTGACCGCGCCCATCATCGGCCCCCGCACTTTGGAACAGCTGGAAGGCAGCCTGCGCGCCCTGGAAATTCAGCTCTCCGAGGAGGTGCTGGCCGAACTGGACCGCATCTGGCCGGGGCCGGGCGGCGAAGCGCCAGAGGCGTATGCGTGGTGACTGGGGGATCAGGCATTGGGTAACCCGGTGATTGGGGGATTGGGGGCCTCACGGCCTGTCGCCCAATCCCCCAATCACCTGCCCCCCATTCACCTCTTCGGATCCTGCACCCCGGCAGCCACCAGGATGCCCAGGAAGCCCACCCCGGCAATGAACAGAAAGCCGGCGCGGTAGCCATCCACCGCCTGGGACGAGTGGGCCAGGGCCTGCTGCAACACCACGCCCCCCAGGGTCGTCCCCAGGATGTTGCCGAAGAAGCGGGTCATGCTGTAGAGGCCGGCCGCCGCGCCGGACTGCTCGGCCGGGATGCGGTCCATGGCGGCGCTGTGGAGGACGGCCAGGGAAAGGCCGGCGCCAGCTCCATGCGCCATGAGGGCCAGGGCAATGAGGGGCAAGGGGACGGTCGCGGGTAGCAACCCCAGCACCACCATCATGGTGATTTGGGTGCTCATCCCCAGGACCATGGTCCAGCGCCGGCTCCAACGGTCGCCCAGGGTGCCGCCCAGGCGTACCGTGGTCAACAGCGCGCCGGC
This genomic interval carries:
- the dgoD gene encoding galactonate dehydratase; translation: MKITNVEAYPVWGGHRNFLFVVVDTDEGIYGVGEAGITGRELAVMGAIEHFKPLLIGQNPANIEHIWQTLFRGGFFPAQRILSAAISAIDIALWDIKGKALGVPVYELLGGKVREKVVCYPHNRGHAMEIEPLVESCLETKEEGWKFVRWGLPQDGPILEPRQAVLTAIKQFHAVREAVGDEIEICFDVHTRLDLPDALWLCREVEDTRPYFIEDPLRSENPDSFKTLRPRTHVPLAAGEQFSSKWEFRQLIEEEWIDYARIDLCIVGGITEARKIAGWCETHYIKLAVHNPLGPVSSAACLQLNLATPNVGVQEQPRKPGTTLTDVVPVQPEWEDGYLLAPTRPGLGIEFDREAARRHPFQMTELPHLRRLDGSFTNW
- a CDS encoding mandelate racemase/muconate lactonizing enzyme family protein, with the translated sequence MTTSVEQNVNTYSRPSDLKITDLRIANLAGLPMRCTIIRIDTNQGISGYGEVRDGASKTYALLLKSRLLGENPCNIDKIFRKIKQFGHHARQAGGVCGVEMALMDLAGKAYGVPAYQLAGGKFRDKILCYSDTPSVPDGKEMGRRLKARMEQGFKFLKMDVGIGLLRDVPGALIAPPGMLETRTVMHQFTGIQITDKGIDHLCQYVADVRSEIGYEIPLAVDHFGHIGLKSCIRLGKALDQFTLAWYEDMIPWQFPEQWAQLTQAVDTPTCTGEDIYLKEGFKPLLEHHAVDIIHPDLASSGGILETKKIGDMAQDYGIAMAMHMAGSPISCLANVHCAAATENFLVLENHSVDIPEWNELVTGLPNPLIQDGYIQVPEKPGLGFDDINEELFRKYLDPRDPIYFDQPTDAWDNEWSWDRLWS
- a CDS encoding nucleoside phosphorylase: MAQRASVPILEYDPSAEAILEPKRLIKPHPRMPEHGVITFFQDVIDHFVEQGLARELTALKSEMGRHPIYVHPCRGQRVALFHPGIGAPLAAGMLEEVIALGCRKFIACGGAGVLSRSIAMGHVLVPTAAVRDEGTSYHYLPPSREVEPDPQALAAIEQTLQERRVEYLRVKTWTTDAIYRETRVRMALRRAEGCAAVEMEAAALFAVARFRGVPLAQLLYGGDNLDTREWDSRDWQQNWSTREKLVELAAEACLRL
- a CDS encoding mandelate racemase/muconate lactonizing enzyme family protein, with the protein product MKITRIESLTFERLPRLLLVRVHTDAGLIGLGETYDKVPGAQGALHGTLAPILLGNDPRDIERLWHFCFDNILYHGYAGAELRALSAVEMALWDILGKSLNAPVYKLLGGAVRPSVSTYNTCIGHPPVDDYSRWHQDAGELARELAAEGITGVKIWPFDRFSVESFGQSIRPEQIEAGLEPVRQIRQAMGTDFRIGIECHFRWNRAAMEQICYALEPYNIYFVEDPLRAVTPAEIKRLSQATRIPIVGSETLLSRFQIRDWIVEGATQVVMTDLAWTGGIAETKRIAALAEAFGIPLVLHNAGGPITHMASLHVAANIRNLFELETVRAFYRTYFQELTDVQVQVQNGHVPLPPDRPGLGVELLPQVWERDDLRVAVSEGEGRAVGIREMGDSWSRPDIRL
- a CDS encoding aldo/keto reductase — protein: MQYANLGRTGLKVSRLCLGTMNFGPHTSEADSHAIMDRALELGINFFDTANRYGRDISLGYTEEIIGRWLAKGGRRDRIVLATKVYGAMGEGVNDRGLSAYHIRKACEDSLRRLQTDHIDLYQMHHVDRSTPWEEIWQAMEQLVREGKVIYVGSSNFAGLHIAQAQFAAEKRHFLGLVSEQSLYNLSARMVELELIPACRAFGLGLIPWSPLGGGLLAGALQKAQEGRRASERMQVRIEAHRGQLEAYEDLCRRLGEEPANVALAWLLHNPAVTAPIIGPRTLEQLEGSLRALEIQLSEEVLAELDRIWPGPGGEAPEAYAW